A stretch of the Chlorobiota bacterium genome encodes the following:
- the alaS gene encoding alanine--tRNA ligase has product MTLSSKEIRDSFINFFKSKAHIEVPSAPVVPHGDPTLLFTNAGMNQFKDVFLGLGKRDYTRAVDSQKCIRVSGKHNDLEEVGVDTYHHTFFEMLGNWSFGDYYKKEALSWAWELLTDVWKIPKERLHVTVYKADDNSTQDDESYEIWKSLGLKESQIHWFGSKDNFWEMGDTGPCGPCSEIHYDRTPDLSGGSLVNVGVPEVIEIWNNVFIQFNRNIDKSLNELPLKHVDTGMGFERICAVLQNKMSNYDTDIFLPLILSISSISKIDYTYNLECKTDIAMRVIADHVRTLSFSIADGATPGNTGRGYVLRRVLRRAVKYAYLDLNIKEPVIYKLVSVLVETMSSAFPEIKEQQSYIEKIIKSEESSFLTTLENGIKEFKNRTEDKIKVSSEDAFFLFDTCGFPLDLTELLAREQNLTVDYLGFNLLMNEQKNRARSARKTVSQLASDLSTDEITEFIGYENDLSESKIISIIGESIILDQTPFYAEMGGQESDIGKIVIAGETYKINKVEKLGDAFLHFIDEDINEINIGESVVCSIDTSRRRSIEKNHSATHLIHEALRRVLGSHVQQAGSFVSERYLRFDFNHFNKLDEIQLKDIESMVNGKIREGHDVLTEELKIEQARKIPNVKMFFGDKYGSKVRVVTIDPNYSVEFCGGTHVKRSSEIGFVKIILETSVQSGVRRLEAITGEYSDQLLLDRFKLIDTLNKKFHSHDNELLNKIENLSLEVKKLFRENTELKNNFASNDLTDIINNGSLRSGIKLVSGKIKVDDMESLKDLGSQLRDRLLKNSIGLLGCIIDNKSVLVCVVTDDLLDRFSAGKIVGEIAKKLDGGGGGKPHLASAGGKDIINLEKVLIDFKENYF; this is encoded by the coding sequence TTGACACTATCATCAAAAGAAATTAGAGATTCGTTTATAAATTTTTTCAAATCAAAGGCACATATTGAAGTACCTTCAGCACCAGTAGTTCCACATGGAGATCCTACATTATTATTTACAAATGCTGGAATGAATCAATTCAAAGATGTATTTCTTGGTTTAGGTAAGAGGGATTACACAAGAGCAGTTGATTCACAAAAATGTATTAGAGTTTCAGGGAAGCATAACGATTTGGAAGAAGTTGGAGTGGATACATATCATCATACTTTTTTTGAAATGTTGGGTAATTGGTCATTTGGAGATTATTATAAAAAAGAAGCATTATCTTGGGCTTGGGAGCTGTTAACTGATGTGTGGAAAATTCCAAAAGAAAGATTACATGTAACTGTTTATAAAGCTGATGATAATTCCACACAAGATGATGAGTCTTATGAAATTTGGAAAAGTTTAGGATTAAAAGAAAGCCAAATTCATTGGTTTGGGTCAAAAGATAATTTTTGGGAGATGGGAGATACAGGACCTTGTGGACCTTGCAGTGAAATTCATTATGATAGAACTCCAGATTTGAGTGGTGGCAGTCTTGTAAATGTTGGTGTACCAGAAGTAATTGAAATTTGGAATAATGTTTTTATTCAATTCAATCGTAATATCGACAAAAGTTTGAATGAACTACCATTAAAGCATGTAGATACAGGTATGGGATTTGAAAGGATTTGTGCTGTATTACAAAATAAAATGAGTAACTATGATACAGATATCTTTTTACCATTAATATTAAGTATAAGTTCAATTTCAAAAATAGATTATACCTATAATTTAGAGTGTAAAACAGATATTGCAATGAGAGTAATAGCTGATCATGTTAGAACTCTATCTTTTTCAATTGCTGATGGTGCAACTCCAGGAAATACTGGTAGAGGGTATGTTTTGAGAAGAGTTTTAAGGAGAGCAGTTAAATATGCTTATTTGGATTTAAATATTAAAGAGCCAGTAATTTATAAATTAGTTTCAGTACTTGTTGAAACAATGTCTAGTGCATTCCCAGAGATTAAAGAACAACAATCATATATTGAAAAAATCATAAAATCAGAAGAGTCTAGCTTTTTAACTACATTAGAAAATGGAATAAAAGAATTCAAGAATAGAACTGAGGATAAAATCAAAGTTTCTTCAGAAGATGCTTTCTTTCTATTTGATACTTGTGGTTTTCCATTAGATTTAACTGAACTATTAGCTAGAGAACAAAATTTAACTGTAGATTACCTTGGTTTTAATTTGTTAATGAATGAACAAAAGAACCGTGCTAGATCTGCTAGAAAAACTGTTTCTCAGTTAGCTTCAGATTTAAGTACAGATGAAATAACTGAATTTATAGGTTATGAAAATGATCTATCTGAATCAAAGATAATTTCAATAATTGGTGAAAGTATAATTTTAGACCAAACTCCATTTTATGCTGAGATGGGAGGACAAGAGTCTGATATTGGTAAAATTGTTATAGCTGGTGAAACTTACAAAATAAATAAAGTTGAAAAACTCGGAGACGCATTTTTACATTTTATTGATGAAGATATAAATGAAATTAATATAGGAGAATCTGTTGTATGTTCAATTGATACAAGTAGAAGAAGGTCAATTGAAAAAAATCATTCAGCAACACATCTAATTCATGAAGCTTTGAGAAGAGTACTTGGAAGCCATGTTCAACAAGCAGGATCTTTTGTATCTGAAAGATATCTTAGATTTGATTTTAATCATTTCAATAAATTAGATGAAATACAATTGAAAGATATTGAATCAATGGTTAATGGAAAAATTAGAGAAGGACATGATGTATTAACTGAAGAGTTAAAAATAGAACAAGCTCGAAAAATTCCAAATGTAAAAATGTTTTTCGGGGATAAATATGGTTCTAAAGTTAGAGTTGTTACTATTGATCCAAATTATTCAGTAGAATTTTGTGGTGGTACTCATGTAAAGAGATCATCCGAAATAGGATTCGTTAAAATAATATTAGAGACAAGTGTTCAATCTGGTGTTAGAAGATTAGAAGCAATAACTGGAGAATACTCAGATCAATTATTATTAGATAGATTTAAATTAATTGATACATTAAATAAAAAATTTCATTCTCATGATAATGAACTTTTAAATAAGATTGAGAATCTTTCATTAGAAGTTAAAAAATTGTTCAGAGAGAATACTGAACTTAAAAACAATTTTGCAAGTAATGATTTAACTGATATTATTAATAATGGAAGTTTAAGAAGTGGAATAAAATTAGTATCAGGCAAAATAAAAGTTGATGATATGGAATCTTTAAAAGATTTAGGTTCACAATTAAGAGATAGACTTTTAAAGAATAGTATAGGATTATTGGGTTGTATAATTGATAACAAATCAGTATTAGTTTGTGTGGTTACTGATGATTTATTAGATAGATTTTCAGCTGGAAAAATAGTAGGTGAAATAGCTAAAAAATTAGATGGAGGTGGAGGTGGTAAACCTCATTTGGCATCTGCTGGAGGTAAAGACATTATTAATTTAGAGAAAGTTTTGATTGATTTTAAAGAAAATTATTTTTAG
- a CDS encoding T9SS type A sorting domain-containing protein → MNLRRLLAMLALSVATLISASAQAVVQMNGDGSVGSSTPAYSGLWNSYEATRLFCGNDYASGPKFQSIVGAANSTFLTFSLGNSAALPAVAPAMSFFYLPASGLGAASTAALQAYPSNQIWVHGTGAIAFGAAAPPLILDLVKGTGTGSQIIMPFMGNIVPAGANGAWVQYTGSFPNRRIIIEWVSQGGPVTSGTPGGVGNFQAVLFESGNPTVTEPQGPTCGKILFHYGPNSINMPVPTGNQPDRTGASIGLKNQGQILQNPPGRSGANLFERFCLMTEPSRYQTSSNVIANVTSINSAVGVDSISITGMPVRSITGSTFVSELFAYYPLAINLVTGHITSYGNEASRYFHYGYPAISCKTLSYRFMPTVNDIACVTDTTTLPPAIPAPTTLIPSPVPANLPLPAIQNGVLAYSYPLNTSLTVQQRFKNIGLNPVTSTFRVDVYRHGVSLPITSVSSVPTLVNPNTISTIAFPQITGLTWFNQPGTYTFKIYNISGGVNYADQNVENDTCEIRVYIRFPDDVMAHSVLQPNQNTPPYYTRYNVGVDIPIEFRYANIGNNTEVNVPVRCIVYKASSGCSGTEVWRKDSVIALTGTYPWGPQQYRDVTFSAPSVNTPPGQPLIGFRPSSPGKYYVKSFVMMNGDQNRSNDTVPLFYRSYPYNNEYCLKNPAPIVNDIGYEFEVFLDKSVSLNPGTPYGPQFNACVGRVEDLYATMLNFGSNDAINVSSTAVITQGSPTGTQVYSSTKVTTVVPKVSPTGAPGSKTQFYDKWVPNAPGIYYITVTAPQAPTGQNVLQWVVLVGNPLAGSYRIGQGERFRSIQDARDELFRCGVNAPVVFDLIEDYYLVSPGNQNAGVSSTLDMPPYAPFLGATNTYKQTFIDPAWVGRPDSIVRITATAPALDFRGTISGASAVNTITFRPAVGKVNVHVRLASFSGIGIWYGQDIQRTYVPLAQPNRFVNPTGYIIWDGGADKRLEFTYENLTSAAGSMSPGGDNRYYSSIPFYMGTGASNYTVKNCKIHPLYVARTGHNEPAVVVPNLPSGFSYNVLPGTCGGNPNVNLPNTSGVPYFGNSLKIVSQCGPIDLINGKLGTQTIHTPQYNQGSNLFTFEPDVFITNPPKPGMTLSAGVYMRSILPTTGAGNNPLRWDTLQNNSNVIDNNEIENFAYGVVSTGIGAIYNVSFNSYLEYPNVGNTITNNFIHDVSRAGVAVEYDRKTKIERNTIVRVVNPSPNLNPVMPRLPNINFYNQESAAGVLISSGDAIGGAPSIQKRGYSTELSINANTIRSIDATSGNGAGIWSETAENVYIAPGGIVYRFPVRGETRDTITNNFIWDYLGQNSQTLGRTFGIGFSLESTSEAANPKFITSLNRIENNTIYNNNGGADKIVTYNSPTARLTREYGIGLWKASGWVRNNIVAITGPSDALTLSMVPKQVGLSFMTTTDKPIISDYNLIYMWHGKCIGNTLQGYMNGFTGEYKWLDAATGFNIPTPGTQGANVLLPSKSRMLSEWKFNTNLDSNSVWGVSGVQLLATVVNSPLQNPDGIPNNIPSGGLCRSIVDGFYNGTVNYPDSVDLHMNEEIIGGLTNNRGVVIPYIKKDRDLDPRLSLTSTYYDIGADEYVGQLYNYDLMAEDILNPQGFFEPNFGGSNLPAEYVMSDTSINIKGRFRNIGGQPIIGDWDSVKLRIEALNPVPRVGFTEYTDIPLRVDSFTVSGRPFDAASVIKEVTFPAFKPRTIAEFGLGLLAPLPWRNSPNVSPLYRITIEGIWSLDQNLPNNKFTKFVRFYVPRSTRSTMVGVKNFYNIPVPTPTPTGTITDSIANKLNTDTLYAALTAINWQRVDNIGLEDYDVFERDKWPENALNFKMWRNIIWAQGENYPMGIDWRERKAIKECLNLGSTFAKKTLVIAGQEIARTHDVALNATNGLQSDTDFVRNYLRARYISKTTPGVYSGLNLIGKQVTPGFFELINEAGQPIVLIPGSNPPQFAANPLITTSMFGALGDPNPTPDIVRPILGPGAARSTHNYFNLTSLPGDSASGVASNNPKWVTIFYAIDWRHFARYAPQALYSGAPRVLLSSIDFAGSEGVLPIKITSFDAFQSGSQAVSVTWSTLSEVNVAGMEIQRAIVDKSVTGEKIGTYSTIERVSSKGNATTGAAYKIVDNNVKSGVEYSYRLVTSDLDGTRHNDGEKHVLISNASTKGFSLTCSPNPVFSNGKLTIKAPAGEKLKVVIYNELGKQVVIAFEGVVNTTEEVSINDLKSGSYTARMENTKGVITEEKIIVSK, encoded by the coding sequence ATGAATTTGCGAAGACTTCTCGCGATGCTCGCGCTTTCTGTCGCGACTTTAATCTCAGCTTCAGCACAAGCTGTAGTACAAATGAATGGAGATGGTAGTGTTGGTTCTTCAACACCTGCATACTCTGGATTATGGAACTCTTACGAGGCAACTCGATTGTTCTGTGGAAACGATTATGCTAGCGGACCTAAGTTCCAGAGCATAGTTGGTGCTGCTAATTCAACTTTCCTTACTTTTAGTTTAGGAAATTCAGCAGCTTTACCGGCAGTAGCTCCGGCAATGTCATTTTTCTATTTACCAGCTTCTGGCTTAGGTGCTGCTTCAACAGCAGCATTACAAGCCTACCCAAGCAATCAAATTTGGGTTCATGGTACTGGAGCAATTGCATTTGGTGCTGCAGCCCCACCACTAATTCTTGACCTTGTTAAAGGAACAGGAACTGGTTCACAAATAATAATGCCTTTCATGGGTAATATTGTTCCTGCTGGTGCTAACGGTGCTTGGGTGCAATATACGGGTTCATTCCCAAACCGAAGAATCATTATTGAATGGGTTTCACAAGGTGGTCCTGTTACAAGTGGAACTCCAGGTGGTGTAGGGAATTTTCAAGCAGTTTTGTTTGAATCAGGTAACCCAACAGTAACAGAACCACAAGGTCCAACTTGTGGAAAGATTTTATTCCATTATGGTCCTAATTCTATTAATATGCCAGTTCCAACTGGTAACCAACCAGATAGAACAGGAGCTAGTATTGGATTAAAAAACCAAGGTCAGATTTTACAAAATCCTCCTGGTCGTTCAGGAGCTAATTTATTTGAAAGATTCTGTTTAATGACAGAACCTTCAAGATACCAAACTTCATCAAACGTAATTGCAAATGTAACATCAATTAATTCTGCAGTAGGTGTTGACTCAATATCTATAACAGGTATGCCAGTAAGATCTATTACTGGTTCAACTTTTGTTTCTGAATTATTTGCATATTATCCACTTGCAATTAATTTAGTTACAGGTCATATTACTTCATATGGAAATGAAGCTTCTAGATATTTCCATTATGGATACCCTGCAATTTCATGTAAGACTTTGTCTTATAGATTTATGCCAACAGTTAATGATATAGCTTGTGTAACTGATACTACTACGTTGCCTCCTGCTATACCAGCTCCAACAACTTTAATTCCATCTCCTGTTCCTGCTAACTTACCGTTACCTGCAATTCAAAATGGAGTTTTAGCTTATTCTTATCCATTGAACACTAGTTTAACTGTTCAACAAAGATTTAAGAATATTGGACTAAATCCGGTTACATCAACTTTTAGAGTAGATGTTTATCGTCATGGTGTTTCATTACCAATAACATCAGTATCATCAGTTCCAACATTAGTTAATCCAAATACAATTTCTACAATTGCATTTCCTCAAATTACTGGATTGACTTGGTTTAATCAACCTGGAACTTATACTTTTAAAATATATAATATATCAGGAGGTGTAAATTATGCTGATCAAAACGTAGAGAATGATACTTGTGAAATTAGAGTATACATACGTTTTCCAGATGATGTAATGGCACATTCAGTTCTTCAACCAAATCAAAATACTCCACCATATTATACACGTTATAATGTTGGTGTTGATATTCCAATAGAGTTTAGATATGCTAATATTGGTAATAATACTGAGGTAAATGTTCCAGTTCGTTGTATTGTTTACAAAGCAAGCAGTGGTTGTTCTGGAACTGAAGTTTGGAGAAAAGATTCAGTTATAGCTTTAACTGGTACATATCCATGGGGACCACAGCAATACAGAGATGTTACTTTTTCAGCTCCTTCAGTAAATACTCCTCCAGGACAACCTTTAATTGGATTCCGTCCAAGTTCACCTGGTAAGTATTATGTAAAATCATTCGTAATGATGAACGGAGACCAAAATAGAAGTAATGATACCGTACCATTATTCTACAGAAGTTATCCATATAATAATGAGTATTGTCTAAAAAATCCAGCACCAATTGTAAATGATATTGGTTATGAATTTGAAGTATTCTTAGACAAATCTGTATCATTAAATCCTGGAACACCTTATGGTCCACAATTTAATGCTTGTGTTGGTAGAGTAGAAGATTTATATGCAACAATGTTGAATTTTGGTTCAAACGATGCTATTAATGTGTCTTCAACTGCTGTAATCACACAAGGATCTCCTACAGGTACTCAAGTATATTCTTCAACAAAAGTTACAACTGTAGTTCCTAAAGTATCTCCAACAGGAGCTCCTGGTTCTAAAACTCAGTTTTATGACAAATGGGTTCCAAATGCTCCTGGGATATATTATATAACTGTAACAGCACCTCAAGCACCTACAGGGCAAAATGTACTTCAATGGGTTGTTTTAGTTGGAAATCCTTTAGCAGGAAGTTACAGAATTGGTCAAGGAGAAAGATTTAGAAGTATTCAAGATGCCCGTGACGAATTATTCCGTTGTGGAGTTAATGCACCTGTTGTATTTGATCTTATTGAAGATTATTACTTAGTTAGTCCTGGTAATCAAAATGCTGGGGTTAGTTCAACATTAGATATGCCACCATATGCTCCTTTCCTAGGAGCAACTAATACTTACAAACAAACATTTATTGATCCAGCATGGGTTGGGCGTCCAGATAGTATTGTTCGTATTACTGCAACTGCACCTGCATTAGATTTTAGAGGTACTATTTCTGGTGCTTCAGCAGTAAATACAATTACTTTCAGACCAGCAGTTGGAAAAGTAAATGTTCATGTTAGATTAGCTTCATTCTCTGGAATTGGTATTTGGTACGGTCAAGATATTCAAAGAACATACGTACCTTTAGCACAACCAAACAGATTTGTTAATCCAACTGGTTATATAATATGGGATGGAGGTGCTGATAAACGATTAGAGTTTACCTATGAGAATTTAACAAGTGCAGCTGGATCTATGTCTCCTGGGGGTGATAACAGATATTATTCTAGTATCCCATTTTATATGGGAACCGGTGCATCTAATTATACTGTTAAGAATTGTAAAATACATCCATTATATGTTGCTAGAACAGGCCATAATGAACCTGCTGTAGTTGTTCCTAATTTACCTTCTGGGTTTTCTTATAATGTGTTACCGGGAACTTGTGGTGGTAACCCAAATGTAAACTTACCTAATACATCAGGTGTTCCATATTTTGGTAATTCCTTGAAAATAGTAAGTCAATGCGGACCAATAGATTTAATTAATGGTAAATTGGGAACACAAACGATTCATACTCCTCAATATAATCAAGGATCTAATTTATTTACATTTGAACCTGATGTATTTATTACAAATCCACCTAAACCTGGTATGACATTGTCAGCAGGTGTTTATATGAGAAGTATTTTACCTACTACTGGTGCTGGAAATAATCCATTAAGATGGGATACATTACAAAATAATAGTAACGTAATAGATAATAATGAAATAGAGAATTTTGCTTATGGTGTTGTTTCAACAGGTATTGGTGCCATTTATAACGTTAGTTTTAACAGTTATTTGGAGTATCCTAACGTTGGAAATACTATCACTAACAACTTTATACATGATGTTTCAAGAGCAGGTGTAGCAGTTGAATATGATAGAAAAACAAAAATTGAAAGGAACACTATTGTTAGAGTAGTAAATCCTTCACCGAATTTGAATCCAGTTATGCCAAGATTGCCAAATATTAATTTCTATAATCAAGAAAGTGCAGCTGGAGTTTTAATCTCAAGTGGAGATGCAATTGGTGGAGCTCCTTCTATCCAAAAAAGAGGTTATAGTACCGAGTTGAGTATTAATGCAAATACTATTAGATCAATAGATGCAACTTCAGGTAATGGTGCCGGTATTTGGTCTGAAACTGCAGAAAATGTGTATATTGCTCCAGGTGGTATTGTATATAGATTCCCTGTAAGAGGTGAAACTAGAGATACAATCACAAATAATTTTATTTGGGATTATTTAGGTCAAAATTCTCAAACTTTAGGAAGAACTTTTGGAATTGGATTCTCGTTAGAATCAACATCAGAAGCTGCTAATCCAAAATTTATTACTTCGTTAAATAGAATTGAAAATAATACTATTTATAATAATAACGGAGGAGCTGATAAAATAGTAACATATAATTCTCCAACAGCTAGATTAACTCGTGAATATGGTATTGGATTATGGAAGGCTTCAGGATGGGTAAGAAACAATATCGTTGCTATTACTGGTCCTTCTGATGCACTTACATTATCAATGGTACCAAAACAAGTAGGTCTATCATTTATGACTACAACAGACAAACCAATTATTTCTGATTATAACTTGATTTACATGTGGCATGGTAAATGCATAGGAAATACACTTCAAGGCTATATGAATGGATTTACAGGTGAATACAAATGGTTAGATGCAGCTACTGGATTTAACATACCAACCCCTGGAACTCAAGGTGCAAATGTATTATTACCTTCAAAATCTAGAATGTTGAGTGAATGGAAATTTAATACAAACTTAGACTCTAATTCAGTTTGGGGAGTTTCTGGAGTTCAATTGTTAGCTACAGTCGTAAACTCACCTCTTCAAAATCCTGATGGAATTCCAAACAACATCCCTTCAGGTGGATTGTGTAGATCTATTGTAGATGGATTCTATAATGGGACTGTTAACTATCCAGATAGTGTAGACTTACATATGAATGAAGAAATTATTGGTGGATTAACTAATAATAGAGGAGTTGTAATTCCATATATAAAGAAAGATAGGGATTTAGATCCACGCTTATCATTAACATCAACTTATTATGATATTGGTGCTGATGAATATGTAGGTCAATTGTATAACTATGATTTAATGGCTGAAGATATTTTAAATCCTCAAGGATTTTTTGAACCAAACTTTGGTGGATCTAACTTACCTGCTGAATATGTAATGTCTGATACATCTATCAATATCAAAGGAAGATTCCGTAATATCGGTGGTCAACCTATTATTGGAGATTGGGATTCTGTTAAGTTAAGAATTGAGGCTTTAAATCCAGTACCAAGAGTAGGATTTACAGAATATACAGATATTCCATTAAGAGTAGATTCATTTACAGTTTCAGGAAGACCATTTGATGCTGCTTCAGTTATTAAAGAAGTTACGTTCCCAGCATTTAAACCAAGAACTATAGCTGAGTTTGGACTTGGATTATTAGCTCCTCTTCCTTGGAGAAATAGTCCTAATGTATCTCCTCTTTATAGAATTACTATTGAAGGAATTTGGAGTTTAGATCAAAATCTACCAAACAATAAATTTACTAAATTTGTTAGATTCTATGTTCCAAGATCTACACGTAGTACAATGGTTGGTGTAAAAAACTTCTATAACATTCCTGTTCCAACACCTACTCCAACAGGTACTATTACAGATTCAATTGCAAATAAATTGAATACTGATACTTTGTATGCTGCATTAACAGCTATCAATTGGCAAAGAGTAGATAATATTGGATTAGAAGATTACGATGTGTTTGAAAGAGATAAATGGCCAGAAAATGCTTTAAACTTCAAAATGTGGAGAAATATTATTTGGGCTCAGGGTGAAAATTATCCAATGGGTATTGATTGGCGTGAAAGAAAAGCAATTAAAGAATGTTTGAATTTAGGTTCTACATTTGCTAAAAAAACTTTAGTAATTGCTGGACAAGAGATTGCTAGAACTCATGATGTAGCACTAAATGCAACTAATGGTTTGCAATCTGATACTGATTTCGTAAGAAATTATTTACGCGCAAGATATATCAGTAAAACTACACCTGGAGTTTATTCTGGTTTAAATCTTATTGGTAAACAAGTTACACCTGGTTTCTTTGAATTAATTAATGAAGCAGGACAACCAATAGTATTAATACCTGGATCTAATCCACCGCAGTTTGCTGCTAATCCTTTAATAACTACTAGTATGTTTGGAGCTCTTGGAGATCCAAATCCAACTCCAGATATTGTAAGACCTATATTAGGTCCTGGAGCTGCTAGATCAACTCATAACTATTTCAATTTAACTAGTCTTCCTGGAGATTCTGCTTCAGGTGTTGCATCTAACAATCCTAAGTGGGTTACTATATTCTATGCTATTGATTGGAGACACTTTGCTCGTTATGCTCCACAAGCGTTGTATTCTGGTGCTCCTAGAGTGTTGTTATCTTCAATTGACTTTGCTGGCTCAGAAGGAGTTCTACCAATTAAAATTACTAGCTTTGATGCTTTCCAATCAGGAAGTCAGGCAGTATCCGTTACTTGGTCAACTTTATCTGAAGTTAATGTAGCTGGAATGGAAATTCAAAGAGCTATTGTAGATAAATCTGTAACCGGAGAAAAAATTGGTACTTATTCTACAATCGAAAGAGTTTCTTCAAAAGGAAATGCTACAACAGGTGCGGCATATAAAATTGTTGATAATAATGTAAAATCAGGAGTAGAGTATTCATATAGATTAGTAACTAGTGATCTTGATGGTACTCGTCATAATGATGGTGAAAAACATGTTCTTATTTCAAATGCTTCTACAAAAGGATTTAGTTTAACTTGTTCTCCAAATCCTGTATTTTCAAATGGTAAGTTAACAATAAAAGCACCAGCAGGAGAGAAGTTGAAAGTTGTTATATATAACGAACTTGGTAAACAAGTAGTTATTGCTTTTGAGGGAGTTGTAAATACTACTGAAGAAGTTTCTATTAACGATTTGAAATCAGGTTCATATACTGCTAGAATGGAAAACACTAAAGGTGTTATTACTGAAGAAAAAATTATCGTTTCTAAATAA
- the aroQ gene encoding type II 3-dehydroquinate dehydratase — MKIEIINGPNLNLLGVREPEIYGKSTLKEIERKVVEALSDIEVELQFWQTNSEGEIINLLHSAKFEREATGIILNAGAYSHYSIAIADAISSINIPVIEIHLTNTLSREIFRHSSVIGKVCKGRIEGFGWFGYVLAALCLTRNEND; from the coding sequence ATGAAAATTGAAATTATTAACGGACCTAATTTAAATTTATTAGGTGTTAGAGAACCTGAGATATATGGAAAAAGTACGTTAAAAGAAATTGAACGAAAAGTTGTTGAAGCATTATCAGATATTGAAGTTGAATTGCAATTTTGGCAAACAAATTCAGAAGGAGAAATTATAAATTTATTACACTCAGCCAAATTCGAAAGGGAAGCTACTGGAATAATATTAAATGCAGGAGCATATTCTCATTATTCTATAGCAATTGCTGATGCTATTTCTTCGATTAATATTCCTGTAATTGAAATTCATTTAACAAATACTTTATCAAGAGAGATATTTAGACATTCTTCTGTTATAGGAAAGGTATGTAAAGGTCGTATAGAAGGGTTTGGTTGGTTTGGATATGTTTTAGCAGCTCTTTGTTTAACAAGAAATGAAAATGATTAG
- a CDS encoding thiamine diphosphokinase, whose translation MTSVSFDSSINNIYNNSAVLVLGGNLPSKKCIEIHINLSHEFVAADSGIIKLLKKNLIPKYVIGDLDSIVGNESKLIEKKIILVKFKSNFTNDFEKTLNWLKKRNYKMITLFGVSGGDSDHTLNNFSIISKYSSSLKFEIIENNYDVVILNSKNQNVLVREMIVGKRISLIPLSKAKVTTKGLRWNLKNELLEIGKREGASNYNLNKRIQIDVSYGCLAVYIFK comes from the coding sequence ATGACAAGTGTTAGTTTTGATTCAAGTATTAATAATATTTACAATAATTCAGCTGTTTTAGTTTTAGGGGGCAATTTGCCAAGTAAGAAATGTATAGAGATTCATATTAATCTATCTCATGAGTTTGTTGCTGCTGACTCAGGAATTATAAAATTGTTGAAAAAAAATTTAATTCCAAAATATGTAATTGGTGATTTAGATTCTATTGTTGGAAATGAAAGTAAGTTAATTGAAAAGAAAATTATTCTTGTAAAATTTAAATCTAATTTTACCAATGATTTTGAAAAGACATTAAATTGGCTGAAAAAAAGAAATTATAAAATGATTACTTTGTTTGGAGTGAGTGGTGGTGATTCAGACCATACATTAAATAATTTTTCAATTATTTCAAAGTATTCAAGCTCTTTAAAATTTGAAATAATAGAAAACAATTATGATGTAGTTATATTAAATTCAAAAAATCAAAATGTATTAGTTAGAGAAATGATAGTAGGAAAAAGAATTTCACTTATACCACTTTCAAAGGCAAAAGTTACTACAAAGGGATTGAGATGGAATTTAAAGAATGAACTATTAGAAATTGGTAAAAGAGAAGGTGCATCTAATTATAATCTAAATAAAAGAATTCAAATAGATGTTAGTTATGGTTGTTTAGCAGTTTATATTTTCAAATAA